Below is a window of Hyphomonas neptunium ATCC 15444 DNA.
TGGCCAGCCAGGCGGCGTGGTAAAGCATATGGCGGCAGGCGGCGAGTTTCGTGCGCGCGGTCACCAGCTTGTGGGCAATCGCCTGATGCTGGCCGATGCGCTTGCCGAACTGCTCGCGTTCCCCGGCATAGCGCCAGGCCTCCTCCAGCGCAGCCCGCGCAAGGCCGAAGGCGACCGCTGTGATCTCGATCTTCTCAACGTCCAGCGCGCGGCCGGCCAGCGCATCCCACCCCTTGTTCCACTTCTCCGGCCCGCCGACGATGGCGCTCTCGGGCAGGCGAACCTCATCGAGATAAACATCCATCGAATGAGTGTAGCGCAGGTTCGCGTGCTCGATGGCCTGCATGCTGACGCCCTTGGCATTGGTTGGCACAAGGACGAAAGTGAGATTGCCATGCCGCGCACCCGGCTCGCCCGAGCGGCAGAGGCAATAGATGTAATCGGCCCAGTCCGCCCCGGTGCACCAGCGCTTGGCGCCGTTGATGACAATCTCGTTTCCCTGACGCTCCACCCGCGTCCCAACACTCGGCAGGTCGCCGCCAACATTGGGCTCCGACAGGCCATAAGCGAGGAACAGCTCGCCGCGCGCGAGCTTTGGCAGCAATTCCTCTTTCTGCGCTTTCGATCCGTTCTCGGAAATGTTGAGCCCGCCATAGAAGGCGGCATGGATGAACGGCCCGGCCATGCTCGGCCCGCCCTGGCAGAGCTCCTCGATCACGGCAGCGGCGGCGTAGATATCCTCCCCCTGCCCGCCATATTCTTCGGGGATGGTGAGGCCGATCAGCCCCATCTCCGCAATCTCGCGAAAGAGGGTCCGGTCCCAGGTCGCCTCCCGGTCCCACTCCCGTCGCTTCTCGCGCGGCATCTTCTCGGCCACCCAGCGGGCAAGCTGGCGGCGGATCTCTGTTACGTGCTCAGGTTCTGCGGCAAAACTGGTCATGCCTCAGTTCTGGTCTATTGCCCGATTTCGTCAAGGCTGAACGGTGTCGACTGGTACGTCTGGTTGATCCAGTTACCGAACAGGAGATGGGCATGGCTGCGCCAGCGGTTGAGCGGCTGGCGCGCGGGGTCATCACCGGGATAGTAACCAAACGGCACCTGGATCTGCTTGCCCGCTTCCCGGTCGCGCTCAAACTCCTCCTTCAGGGAGAAGGAGTCATACTCGACATGGTTGAACATATAGAGGC
It encodes the following:
- a CDS encoding acyl-CoA dehydrogenase family protein, with translation MTSFAAEPEHVTEIRRQLARWVAEKMPREKRREWDREATWDRTLFREIAEMGLIGLTIPEEYGGQGEDIYAAAAVIEELCQGGPSMAGPFIHAAFYGGLNISENGSKAQKEELLPKLARGELFLAYGLSEPNVGGDLPSVGTRVERQGNEIVINGAKRWCTGADWADYIYCLCRSGEPGARHGNLTFVLVPTNAKGVSMQAIEHANLRYTHSMDVYLDEVRLPESAIVGGPEKWNKGWDALAGRALDVEKIEITAVAFGLARAALEEAWRYAGEREQFGKRIGQHQAIAHKLVTARTKLAACRHMLYHAAWLASTGQPCSAETAMAKLYVADTGVEIGLACQQVIGAYGLSDAYDIERNLRDLLGMPIVGGSSDMQKNNLARMWRL